gaattttatatatagGTCACATGCAGGAATTCCATAGCTAAACAGAGTTGATTTTTGGATGACGCCCCTCACAGTACCACATGTTGTATTAAAGAATCAAGTCAACTATTACCAACAATAGCTCTTTATTTCAAAGCATGGCTTTGCCCACTTGTGCCTTTTACCCAAATATCTAAATATTCTCATTAAGTACTTAGAACCTCCTTGTAAGTTACCCAGAACTTGTTCAAACCCTCTATTATGATTTGTACCTATTGAAAACCTTCTTATTTTCCTGCATTTTGGGCGACTGtgaatgtgttttatatttcccTGTTCACAACTGACCAGCATGGAGAGTTCCAAGCTGAATGTTTGAAATTCCCTGCATTGATTTTGGGAGAAAGTAAGGGCATGTGACTGGTTATGGGGGGCGGGGTCTCTTCATGGAGAGGAATGAGCTGCATGGGGATGCTGTGCTTTGTGGTCTTTagtggggaaagggtgggggtgaTTCTGCCTGTGATGTGGCTCTGGGCGCACATGCACGAGAATAAATGAAGCATCAAATGTTTTCATTGTTGGCAGTGCCAAGCACCGAGGCTCCCGCTCCGCGTCTGAGGGTGCTGCCAGCCTGGATCCGTGCATCGTGTCCCCGGAGGTGACTGAGCTGAGCAAATGCCCACAGGAAGCCAGGGGCCCAGAAGGTTCTCCACTGCCCTGCCCACCAGTGCCCTGGGAGCAGGAGTGCCCCTCTGCCTCCATGCCCTTTGCCGAGGGCCCCCCGGAAGCTTGCTTGGCAAGCCCAGCAGCAGCACCTGAAGATTGGCCCCTCATACAACACCCCAGGAGGGAACCCTCCCCAGATGCCCGTGGGGAGGCCCCAACGGTGTCTGTCCCTGAAGGGGGCAGTTCTACTCAGTGCAGCGTGGGTGCCGTCGTCCCCAGTGCTGGGCGAGGGAATGACCTGGGGGAAGAAGGGCATCCACTGTCTTCCTCCGGCTGCACTGACCAGTCGCCAGGGGTTTCACCAGCATCTTCTCAAGCGCTGATGCAGGGACAGCTGTGCAGGAAAGATGGCCAGCACGATGGTTTCGAGTCCCAAGGGGACGAGGCTGCAGGTGGCCTTCCCCTGGCAGAATCCAGGCAGGGGGCGGCTTCTGTGCCAGGCAAGGCGAGCTCATCTGGTCTGGAGGAGTCCCCCACAAAACCCGAGACCCCGACTCCACCCGAGCCAGCCCCCGGAGCCTCGGACAGGGACAAATGCCAAGTGGAGGTGCCGCCTCAGGCTTTTGCAGATGGCGCGGGATTCCTCTGGGCCTGCCATCCCCCTAGGAGCCCTGCAGGGGCTGCCCAAGAAGCTGACACAAATTCCTGGGAAAGCTGCCAGCAGCCCATGGGAGCACATCTGGCACACATCGAGCCGCCCAGGGAGTCACCGAGCCCTGCCCCGgtgcccggggctgggggctctgggaaggAGACCGTGGATGCCCGAGATACTCAGAGTCGCTTGCAAGCAGGGGGGCCGGGAAGCGAGCCCAGTGCAGCTGTCCGTGCTGCAGCGGGCACCCAGCCCGGAGGGGCTTTGCTTGAGAGCGCAGAGCCTTCCCCACGTGTGCGGATGGAGGACACACGTCCAGCTTCAGGCTCCACTTCACCGCCAGCTGCTCAGGCCTCTGCTGCTGCAGAAGAATCCAGCTGGTTGACCGGGGAGATGGTTTCCAGGGCTGAGATGCCAGTGCTTACGGATCTGGCCAAAGAGTTAGCAGATGCAGGCTTGGCAGGATGGGACAAGCTCGCTTCTGAtctcagaagggagggagaggatctAGGAGGGAACCATGGAGAGGGTCCTGCCCCTTTGCCCCAGGAGGACAGGGGAGAGGTCTCAATGAGGGACCAGAAAGTCCAACAAGGGGTactgccccccgccccaaccAGTGTATCAGATGACAGGGCCAGAAGCTCACCAGAATCAAAGAATGAAGCCAAGGCCCCTGAAAGCCCAGCGGTGGCTGAGGAGGAGAGCAGACTGCCCGAGGCCAACTCTAGAAGGCAGGAAGAAGTCCTGGAGCCACTTGACCGTAGAGATCCTGAGAATCCGTGGGGAGAACAACCCGGGGCCTTAGGCTGTAAGTCCAGcccagagatggaaaaaaatgagttttcaaaGCTAAGCCATGATGTGGAGAGCAAAGTGTATTCTAGCACGGACTCAGCACAGCCACTCAGAAAGGAAGGCCCCGGGCACGCCGATAGGCCTGGCTCTCCATCAGAAGTTACGGTGTGGAGCTCGGTGACCTGTGAGATGATGGGTGAAGTCCATGTGGTCCATGCCTCTGGCTCACTGCATGAGCTCCCCCAGAAGGATCTTGTCCTGCCCGCTGGGCCGGATGGAACTGGTGAACACATTCTTCCCAAAGAAGCTGTCTGGGAGGGGCCAGGATTGCAGACCCAGTGTCCCGACACACTGCAGGACGTGGGGGGATTGGAAAGAATGGACTATCTTCCTGCTTTAGAATCTGAGAAATCAGATTTCCTGTCAACTCCTGCGGCAGAGGTCATCCCCAGAGCCCAGGCGGCGGAGAGCCCATCTGACACAAAGATGAGGAGCCGCCCATCTGCGCAGAGGCCCAGCAGCTGTGCCGGGGAGGGCCTGCTGACATCCCCGGGCCAACCTTGTGGGCTGGGGCGTGAGGCAGCTGGTCAGGAAGTCCAGGCTGATGGGCCACATCTCCCCAAGGGGGAGGACTTGGCCGCGGACAGTGGGCTGACGATGGTCAGTCTGGAGCAAGATCAGCAGGGAAGCCTGTCCTGCCGAGGGGACAGCTGGACACAAGGAACTGCTTCTGAGGGGCCCCCAGTATCTCCTGAGAACCGTCTCCAGCCGTTGCAGTCAGAACCAGAAGCATTCATGTCTGACATGCTCAGGGAGAAGCCCCAGCAgtgtgaaaatgagaaagagactTATCCAGGTGGTCTTCTAGGCTCTGAGAACCTAGATGCAGATGCTTCCCCAACCCGCCCAGCTGTGGAACCCTTGGCAGATGTGTGCTTGCCCACTCATGGGCCAGAGGACCCAGCTTCCAGATCAGAACTGCGGGGGGAGCTCCCCAAAGGCAGTCTGTCTGATGCTCCCAGGTTGGCTCCTGGGGCCATGGTTCCAGAGAGCCCTGCGACAGAGCAGCCAGAGCTATCAGCAGCAGGACCGGAGCTGTCTGCACGAGGGCAGAATGAGCAAGAGGGAGCCTGCGGTGGCAGCCTGCCTTCCAGAGTCTCGCCGCCTGCAGCAGCCTCGGAAGACTCTCCTGCAGGTCACTTGAGCAGAGAGGAGCATTGCTGTGCACAGCAGGGGCCCAACAAGTCCCAGCAGGAACTGGCAGGTGTGTTGCAAGCCAGTGGCTGGCATGAGGAAGCATGTCTCAGGGACGCAGAAGTTTCCGAAGCAGCTGACGCTCAGCCCCCGCTCCAGGGGTTGGGCAAGACAGAGAAGGCAAGTGGGAACACAGTGGGGACCCCACCTTGTACGCCTGACTCAGTCGCTCTCCTGGATGCAGCCCACAGCCCGCCAGCCCCGGCGCTCGCCAGCCGTAGAGTCACACCCAGCCAGGATGCCCCAGACAGAGAGGCGTATGGGGAAGCGCAGGGAGGCAGGCAGCAACCTGTGCTGGCCCCACAGAAGGAAATGGAGCACCCCCCTGCCTTGGATGCAGAGGCCCCAAGGCTCCTTGGAAGTTTCCCAGCGGCCAAGAATCAAGGTGCGGACGGCGGGGCTGCCGAGACCGGTGGGAGTGCCGAGGAAGGGGGCCTGGGGGTGCAGCGGTCTCTGGAGGGGCCTGCAGAAGCTGCTCTGAGCGACGGCTCCCTTCAGACCGAGCAGCATGCCTCCTCTGGGAAGGAAGCTTCTACCTTTGCCCCGGGTGAGCCCTGCCCAGCAGAGCAGCTGTCGGCCAGCTGCCAGGATGCCCTGCTACCAGCCGGAGAGCTGGGGGGGATTCCCACGAGCCAGGTGGCTATTTCTGCAGCCCAGGCTGTCCCCAACCCAAAGAGAGCCCTGCCACCTGGGCCACCAGAAGAGGCTGCTCCAGACACTCCTTACCTGCATATCGATGGCGCTGTCAGAACAGGGGCAGCCCCTTGTCCCATAGAAGAGCCCCCTGCGGCCTTGGGAAATGCCACCTCCATGAAGCTTTCTGCTGGCTTGCTTGCCCCTCTCTCACAACTGGGAGTGGCCAGTGGGGAGATCTCTGGGGTGCAAGTGAGCAGTGGGAGCCCCAGAGCTGGAAACGTTGAGGGACCCGCAGACTCCATCCCCTACCTGGACGGGGCACCGCTTCCGACCAAGCATCAGCAGAtgacaggggaggaggaggaggaggcaagagCGCCTAGTGCAGACACTGAGCCTGGTGGGATGCCAGCACGCCCCGCCGGTGAGGAGAGCATGGCAGGCGAGGCAACAAGGGAGCcggagggcagtggggagaggatgGTAGACCCTTCCAAGGATCTGAGGTGGGGTGCATCAGGTGGTGTGGACGCAGGCTCCAAGCAGATTGGCATGATCACCGAGTTCCCTGACTTCAGGGAGCACATCACCAAGATCTTTGAGAAGTCCGTGCTCAGAGCCCTGACCGTTGATGGGCCCCAGAGTGCAGCGGGAGAAAAGCCAGGAGCCGTCGGAAGCGTGAGGGGCGAGGACCTCGCGGGGCCACACCCAGAGAATCCTCCAGATGGGGCTCAAGGACTGGCCATCGCCCCTCTCCCCGCCCTTCCTGCTGGACACGGGGTGGCTGCAACGAAGAAGCAAGAGTTGCCTACAGAGGCCGAGCCCCCCTGTCTGGTTGCCCAGGAGCCCGCTCCAGGAAGGCTGCCGGCTCCGGCGGCGCCAGCCGCAGACCTGAACCTGCCAGGAGCTGGTGTAGGGAAGGCAATGACCGGGGTCCCACAGGCCGTGCAGGACAGTGAGAAGCCAGAGCGGGCTGGGGAGGCCGGGCTGGGGCTTGGAGGCCAGGCCCCCTCACCGCAGGGTGGGGGCCAGCAGGAACTAGCCTCAGGGCCTTCCCTGCCCGCAGCCGGTCCGGAGACTCCCGTGGAAAAAGCCGCTGACTTCCAGGTGGAGCCCCAGGGCCACCGAGAAGGGGCCGTGATTCCAGAAGACAGAATTCCTCCTGGAATATACTCCCAGGAAACATCCACCGGTGACGGTCAACCTGGAGAGGATGCTGCCCAGGGCTTTGCTCACACAGGGGGGCCGAGTGACTTGCCAGTATCCACCGCGGCCCTGGGAGCAGCTTCTCCCCATGGGAGTGTTTTGACTGTGGCCGAGGCCATCCGTGAGCCCTGGACCCCTGACACCCTTGGGGGTGAGCAGAGGTGTGGAGGTGGCGCTGGGATCTCCGAAACACAAAATGCCCTGGGCAAGCCCTGTGCTCCCGAGCTCTGGGCTGTGGAAGTAGCAGCCACCCCCCCGGAGACTGGCTCGGGGGCAGGAGCTGCTGGGGAAGCAGCGGGTGACGTCACTTCGAGCACAGCTGAGACCGGGGCACGTGTGTCTGGTGACCCGCCCGAGACAGGTACTACGAGGATGTTCTCTGGCGCTGctcaggggctgctggggacCCGTGAGGACTcgggctgctctgctgggacccCAGGCCCAGAGGACGCAGCCACTGTGCGAGGGGCCAGCCCGGCCGCGCACCAGCTGCCTGAGGAACAGCCTGGGCCTCAGCCCCCCGCTCCTGCTGGGGGCGGGAAGCTGCCAGTCTCTTCACCTCCGGAACCTGCCGAGCCTCGGGACCCGAAGCCCCAAACCCCGGCTCCAGGAGAGCTCCCTGCTGAAAGGTACAGAGAAGAGCAGACGCCCAGGGGGACACCTAGGGCTGGCTTCAAAAGTGAATCCCACCCCGGTCTTTAAGAGGCAAAGAGAtgggtggtttttaaaaaagctggGTTGTCTAGGCATAAAGGTTTAAATTTACCTGCTTGCAACCACTGGATGTGCTAAGATTCTGAAAAAGGTGAGAGaaatgggaggaagaggggagctgTTTGTTGGACACGTCCTGTTCGCTCTCTGTGTCCTTCAATTCATTTCACTCAAACTGTCCGAAAAGCATGAAATAGTTACTGGCTGGCCATGCTCTTGGGTCATAGGTTAGAGGTAATCATATGTTTTTCTGGAACCCAAATACCTTTGCTTTTGAATCTGGAATTATGTATACAGAGAGGCCTAAATGATGCAAGAGCATTTCAAAGCCATTGATTGCTGGaaggtgacttttttttccctaaggatTTTGGGGTAGTACCCACTTAAAGCTTGAATTGggaaatggacttttttttataataatttttttgttatattatgttagtcaccatactggattaagaagatgtggtccatatatacagtggaatattactcagctatcaaaaaggaAATGGACTTTTTCAATCCCATGTGGAGAGAAATACCCTTTTAAACCAtctattgctttctttttgtccCAGAAGAAGCCCTGGGCCGGGTGCATCCACTTTACCTTCAGCTCCTGAGAAGGACGCTCCACATGCCCCAGGCCAGGTCATCTCCCACGAGGCCGGAAGTGTGGGAGGAGCAGAAAGGTCAGTGAAAAGGTGTCAGCCTTTGGAGaaccggggcgggggcgggggggcttctTCGGCAGAGACCCACTGGATGCTTCTCAGAGGAGAGTTCTGTTTACACATGAGTCCTTATTTAAGCAAGAAGCAGATAGCCTTTCCCATTCTTTATACAGGTAAAGCAGTGCCCGAGATGACAGAGAACTCCATTGTCATACCCAGGATGGAGTGAATTTCACATCTGAGcttattaccttaaaaaaaaccgaacagctttactgagatgtaattcacataccacataGTTCGTTCATTTAAACTGTACAATTCGATGGCTTCACAGAGTCGTGCAagcatcaccacaatcaatttcagagcgttgtcacctccccccaaagaaaccctgtacccctTGGACATCACATCCCAACCCCCAGCCCTAGACAAGCACTAATTTGAGGCAAATGCATTCAACCCTGATTTAGTCTCTGAAGCAGGAATATCTACTCACCAACCCGTCACACTCCATTGAGATCTCGAGATTAGGGGACAAATGACAGATGTAACTGTGAATCCCGGACCCTCACACTTGTGTGAAGTGTGCCTGCCGGTGCTTTGCTAAGTGAAATGCCACCTAGGATTGTAGAAAAGCAGCTGCTCAGAGGTTTCATCCTTCTGGGGAAGTGGAGATATCATGAACATCCTTAATTAGACCTTCGGCTGTTCTGgtgctctctgtgtgtgtatgtgtgtgtgtgtgtgtgtgtgtgtgtgtgagtggggcaGGGTTGGACTTTAAATTAGTACCTGCGGCAGCCCAGTGGATCCTACCAAACAGCTGCAggcattttagaaatgatttgaTTCATATTTTGCACATGCGGAAAGAATGTACGATCACCTGTTTTTCGAGTCTGAGCACTTCCCCCGACACCCAGCTGCCTTCCTGCCCTTACAAGGGCACCTCTCATAACTCTGGGCCAGGGAGATGCAGGCGTGTGCTGCCCAGGCAGATGCGGGGGACACTTGTCTCTGCTGCCGATGTAGCTAGCACCTAAGTCCTCCCACGGCCCTTGCTGGTATGTCTGACACTCCCAGTTCAAGCAGGAAAAGTATCTAACTAGGCAaatcttctccctccccacctgtgaGATATGAGCACCTTTCCCAACGTCCCTGGaggttttctctcttccttggagAAGTTGGGGCCAGACGTATATAGTTCTTGGCTCATTGTTCTAatcccttaaaatttttaaatcataatttctaaattaatattAGAACATCTGTAAGGAATAGGAAAGTATAAGGAATAAGAGAAAAGACCACCACCTCACCGCCTGATGATTGCTGGCATTTATCATGTTGCATATTTTCATCCactgttttctctatttaaatatttgcagAGTGCTTTTCCCCTCTGCCATCGAAACTCTGCAAGCCTGTCTTAGTGGCTGAGGGTGTCTGACTTAGAGCAGTTGATTGAGCAGCGGACATTGAGGTGATGGGCCGTGtttctgttcccttttcctgCTGGAGGGTCTGCTGGGAGATAGGTAGACTCTTAGACCCTCTCGAGGTGTCCCATCCCGGTTGGCAGCTGCTCGTCACGTGTGAGCAGAGGTGCGCTGTGGGTATAAAATACATACCTGGTGTTGAAGatttaatatgagaaaaatacGTAAAACAcatcattcattatttttatgttggtgtatgttgaaataataatttgGATGTATTGGGTGagaatatgttattaaatttCATTCCACGTATTTCTTTTCCCTGCTTCTAATGTGGCTACCAAAACTTTTACAATTACATATGTGACTTTTGCATTCTTGACTTGCATGTGTGACTCACAGTCTACTTCTGGTTAGATTATTAGGCTCCAGAATCTGCACGGTTCTGGTCCTTGATGGAGGAGGGCTGGCTTTTCCTGTCCTTTGGGTTCTTGGGAAAAACGCCTGCCCCTGTCTCCCTGGCTGAGGATTTCCAGAAAGAATTCTGAATGGACCCTCTGCTCCAGCCTGCCAAGTGGGGTGACCTCCGGCTCCCCTCCCTCAAGGGGAATTACGGGGGCAGCAACATCTGGGCAAATAGGTGGCCACAGATTCCAACTTAGGCTCGGTAGACCATCGGAGGTCTCCTGGAAGACAGAGACCAGCTCTGTCCAATGCAAGCAGGACACGAACCACGAGGGTAATCTTCAATTTTCTATGAGCCACATTCAAAACTAAAGAGAAACAGATAacattaatttcaataatatattttatttaacccaatatatcacaaatattatcattttaacatgtaattgATAGAAGGTGATAAATTTGACATTCTACATTCTCGTTTTCATACGAAGTCTTTGAAagctggtgtgtattttatagcCTTGCTGCTTGATTTGGACCAGCCACATTCCAAGTATCAACAGCCCCATGTGGCAAGTGGCTGCCCTACTGGACACCACGGGCCCTCACAGAGCTCTGACACCAGTCAACAATGATCCAGAAGTCCAAACCTGCCCACGGGGACCCCAAATGCCCACATCTCTCTGCGCAGCACCCTCGTTCCTATAGGTTTAACGCAAACGTTGGAAACACTTGAGGGCGAGGCTCGGTACCTCTGGTGAATCCTTTGGCCACAAGAGAGCCATGTTGTGGACCTGGGCTGGCCTCAGAGAGAGTCCAGCCCAGGCCAGGGGACGCACATCCTGGGAAGAGCAGTTGTTTTCCGGGAAGGTGAAATTCAGCAGAGGCCTGGGGCAGGTTGGGACACAACGGGGAGAtgctgccaggagctgggtggggatGAAGGTCGAAGCGGGGACCTCAAATTCACACCCCAGCTCTTCCCCTTAGTTATACACATAacctcagctttcccatctgtagaatggggaggACATCTGTGCCTGCCTCGTGGAGTTGCTGTGAGGGCTGAAATCATCCATTCCAGCACAGTTCTGGCACATTCTGGTGCTTGCTGGCTGTTCCCGAGTGCCTTTCTGTGGTGTGGCCTTTTCTTGTGCAGTGACCACCGTGTCTCCTCAGGTGGAGACTCTTGTCCTCCTGTCGAGGCTCCAACCTGGCTGTCTTCCTTTTCTAGCACTGAATTCTTCATCTGCGAAAATAGCTAAATGACAGAGGAGAGTGAATTCTTTCTTACCCGCTTCTGGGTAGCCCACAATGATCTGCTGCAACTTGCAAGTTTGTGAGATTGTGTTTTATTGTGAAACCTTATGAATATCTTTCGTTGTGTACCATAGCGTACCGTATTCCAACcacaaaaaataacattttgagtCGCCCCAGGAAGagcaaagcaaatcaaaaccaactTTTCTAGTCTCTTCTTGGTTATCAGGTGACGTGCTTCTGTGgaatttattgaattttgaaGATTCTATTGAACTGAATAGAGCTGATACTGTGGATCGGGTTCAATATCTTAGAAATGTCTCTTTCTACCTTGTGACAGGATAGTTTGAGAACGCAATCTCATATACACGTAGATGTCAAGAGCACAGGTATGCTAACTGCTTTATTTCCGGAGCCCCGTTGGCCCTTCTGGTGGATGGGCTTTGGGTATCCTGTGGCTTCGCCGTCACCCCACACCTGAGGGGTGTATGGGCACCCGGTTCTAAGCAGCAGGGGTTGATGTCTACCATTGTGTGGTCTTTGCCCCTGGAAGAGCTGGCCCCCCAGACAGCCTCACTTTATTTTAGGTTGTTCTCCAGAAAGTACTTGATTCGATTTCAATATTGTACACATTATGACTCTCTTCCTTGTGGATGGAAAATCTGGAATTGGGTATTCTGATGACACACCACGGGTGGGTAGGTCTGTAGTGCTGGACCTATCTTGGCTATCCCCAAGCTTGCCTTTGCTGAATACTTATTTACagtggtctttttcttttccatttggggAAATGGTCGGAAAGTGATCCTTTCCAATTATTAGTGCATTTTGAGAGAATTAAATTTTTCCCAGATGTTCAGGGTCTTAGTGCAGACCTAGGCTAAAGCATGAAGGGCAGTTGGGTTGAAAAGTTGAAGGAGGTCAGGAGGCggggagaacagagggagacagacgATGGGCATCGTGCCGAGGAAGTCCTGGCTGGGCCTGAGAGCCATGTTGGAGCCACTTCTTACCCTTCCTCCCACGCTCGCTCCCCTCTCGCTTtccacttcttccttccctcctcctcctccttctaaaATTACCAGCTGTGACACCGTGTTTTCGAGTTTAAGAATAAGGTTTTGAGGATGGCTACAGCTGTGTaaattaaggaaaaggaaaaaaaagattcaagtaTAGTTCTCTTAGTAGATAAAAGCAGGACAAGAGATCCCCCTCTCCACCGAGATCCTTCTGGGTTTGTGTTTATATTactttggttcttttattttaaacttctttttcagAAGTGTTGGGCTGTGGCAGAGCCTAACAGAGCTCAGGCACCCCTATGACTTGGAGCAGTGTTCTTCCCAAACGGGAGACAGTAGAGTCCGACAGACCCGTTCACGTCCCAGCGGCCTCTTACCGGCTGAGCGGCCTTGGATGAGCTGCTTCACTCTTCAGTCTTCTCAcgcctataaaatgggagaacccaaaaaacaaaaaacacctctctGTTAGGGCTGGAGGTAGGGTGCGCTTGGAATGTTTCTGAAGCACCTGCTATAATGCCTGGTATAGGGTCGGTGTGTAATACAAATGGTATCTactattctaattttaaatgtatttattcagaaGCATCCTGGCAATTAAGCAAAGGGAAGATATGGCCACGGTCCCTAAATGAAATAGTAAGAACCCCCGCAGGAACAGGGAGACTGCAAGGAGCTTGTTACGTGGTTCAAAGGTCCGTAGGAACTAAAGGCTCCACCAATGACATGGATTTATAGTGTTACCAACAGCTTCAATCATTGTGAGCCGTCATATATAAAAGTCAAAGGACCTTTTAAAATGTAGCCTTGCTGTTCGGAAGCTTTTGTGTTCCatcattaaaatgcattttcttggAAGTGAAGCTGTCCTTTGGAAACGCACCAGGTTGCTTTGGAAAGCTGGCTTATGGGGGCCCGCACGAAGGGTGGGGGGGCTGCATTTCCTGCCGTGGCTTCTGCCTCTTCTGGGTTTCTGCACCCCTCTGCCCCGTGGCCTCCATCAGGCAGCACCTGGGCCCAAAGTGGGGAGGAGCCGCTGGCCACCCCTTGAGAAACCAGGGCCAGTTTCAGAGCTGGGTGGTGATTTTCCAAATGAATGTGTCCACACAGACCTGGCTGCTCTTCCTGGAACCTCTCATTACGGCCGCTGGCGGAAACCCTACCGCATGGACCTGGATACAGCGGTGTTTGAGAAACGGGTATTTTAGACTCTGGCTGATTATTATTGGAAGGAAACTCGGGGGCATTCTCATTGAGGCTCAGAATAGGGAAGGGACAGGAAGCTAACTGGCAGAGAGCTCGTACCAGATTCTGGGCCCTGATGGCCTCTGATGGCATATTTCCCCCTTGATGCCTGAATGGAGCCAAAGACCCTTCCACACAGAAGGCTGCTCTTTCTAGCAAAGCCCGCCGCCCCAAATCTGCTTCTAGGCTTTTGGGAGAAGAATTCTTAGTTCTAGGGTGGAACAAGCACAGCCTTCAAGTTGACAGACCTCAAGTTCCAGCTCAAGGtcaagctctgtgaccttgggggcGTCACCCTCTGAACCTGTTTACTCACCTGTAAAACAGGGTCACATCACACTCCCAGTGTTGTTAGGATTCAATGAGCCACTTCGTTTGGAATGCCTGACACAAAACGAGAACTCGATATGAGTCTCCTTTTCACTTATTCCTCCCTCTGGGCCAAAGTACCTCCGTACCCAGCaccttctttctctgtcagaGAAATCCACCCCCTCAGGAGGTGCTGTTTGGGGAC
The DNA window shown above is from Ailuropoda melanoleuca isolate Jingjing chromosome 6, ASM200744v2, whole genome shotgun sequence and carries:
- the TACC2 gene encoding transforming acidic coiled-coil-containing protein 2 isoform X3; the encoded protein is MPFAEGPPEACLASPAAAPEDWPLIQHPRREPSPDARGEAPTVSVPEGGSSTQCSVGAVVPSAGRGNDLGEEGHPLSSSGCTDQSPGVSPASSQALMQGQLCRKDGQHDGFESQGDEAAGGLPLAESRQGAASVPGKASSSGLEESPTKPETPTPPEPAPGASDRDKCQVEVPPQAFADGAGFLWACHPPRSPAGAAQEADTNSWESCQQPMGAHLAHIEPPRESPSPAPVPGAGGSGKETVDARDTQSRLQAGGPGSEPSAAVRAAAGTQPGGALLESAEPSPRVRMEDTRPASGSTSPPAAQASAAAEESSWLTGEMVSRAEMPVLTDLAKELADAGLAGWDKLASDLRREGEDLGGNHGEGPAPLPQEDRGEVSMRDQKVQQGVLPPAPTSVSDDRARSSPESKNEAKAPESPAVAEEESRLPEANSRRQEEVLEPLDRRDPENPWGEQPGALGCKSSPEMEKNEFSKLSHDVESKVYSSTDSAQPLRKEGPGHADRPGSPSEVTVWSSVTCEMMGEVHVVHASGSLHELPQKDLVLPAGPDGTGEHILPKEAVWEGPGLQTQCPDTLQDVGGLERMDYLPALESEKSDFLSTPAAEVIPRAQAAESPSDTKMRSRPSAQRPSSCAGEGLLTSPGQPCGLGREAAGQEVQADGPHLPKGEDLAADSGLTMVSLEQDQQGSLSCRGDSWTQGTASEGPPVSPENRLQPLQSEPEAFMSDMLREKPQQCENEKETYPGGLLGSENLDADASPTRPAVEPLADVCLPTHGPEDPASRSELRGELPKGSLSDAPRLAPGAMVPESPATEQPELSAAGPELSARGQNEQEGACGGSLPSRVSPPAAASEDSPAGHLSREEHCCAQQGPNKSQQELAGVLQASGWHEEACLRDAEVSEAADAQPPLQGLGKTEKASGNTVGTPPCTPDSVALLDAAHSPPAPALASRRVTPSQDAPDREAYGEAQGGRQQPVLAPQKEMEHPPALDAEAPRLLGSFPAAKNQGADGGAAETGGSAEEGGLGVQRSLEGPAEAALSDGSLQTEQHASSGKEASTFAPGEPCPAEQLSASCQDALLPAGELGGIPTSQVAISAAQAVPNPKRALPPGPPEEAAPDTPYLHIDGAVRTGAAPCPIEEPPAALGNATSMKLSAGLLAPLSQLGVASGEISGVQVSSGSPRAGNVEGPADSIPYLDGAPLPTKHQQMTGEEEEEARAPSADTEPGGMPARPAGEESMAGEATREPEGSGERMVDPSKDLRWGASGGVDAGSKQIGMITEFPDFREHITKIFEKSVLRALTVDGPQSAAGEKPGAVGSVRGEDLAGPHPENPPDGAQGLAIAPLPALPAGHGVAATKKQELPTEAEPPCLVAQEPAPGRLPAPAAPAADLNLPGAGVGKAMTGVPQAVQDSEKPERAGEAGLGLGGQAPSPQGGGQQELASGPSLPAAGPETPVEKAADFQVEPQGHREGAVIPEDRIPPGIYSQETSTGDGQPGEDAAQGFAHTGGPSDLPVSTAALGAASPHGSVLTVAEAIREPWTPDTLGGEQRCGGGAGISETQNALGKPCAPELWAVEVAATPPETGSGAGAAGEAAGDVTSSTAETGARVSGDPPETGTTRMFSGAAQGLLGTREDSGCSAGTPGPEDAATVRGASPAAHQLPEEQPGPQPPAPAGGGKLPVSSPPEPAEPRDPKPQTPAPGELPAERRSPGPGASTLPSAPEKDAPHAPGQVISHEAGSVGGAERSHVADDVIQPAALEDPEDPLLAASSHHGDAISQVSRDLTAQSTSPAATRAALVARASEHVSLLPAPAGDGVEASVLSHQGLPKDLSRSSDSEEAFETPESTTPVKAPPAPPPPPPEVTPEPEISTQPPLEEPGNQGCGAEPASVPDGPRSSSVEGSPFRPPSHSFSAVFDEDKPIASSGTYNLDFDSIELVDDFQTLEPRCSDSKSQECKVNTRRKSTDSVPVSKSTLSRSLSLQASDFDGASRSGNPEAVAPAADAYSTGSSSASSTLKRTKKPRPPSLKKKQTTKKPTETPPVKETQQKPLEENPVSTEENRAFETKPELAKTEGSVPALLEEAPLEATALPEAACPLDLEAAEGAIPPASGSGRVQNSPPVGRKTWPLATAPEAVEVTPSDSGGQEDSPVKGLPVRLEFDYSEDKGSWDTQQENPPPTKKLGKKPVAKMPLRRPKMKKNPEKLDNTPASPTRSPDEPNDIPIAKGTYTFDIDKWDDPNFNPFSSTSKMQDSPRLPQQSYNFDPDACDESVDPFKTSSKTPSSPSKSPASFEIPASAIEANGVDGDGLNKPAKKKKTPLKTDTFRVKRSPKRSPLSDPPSQDSTPAATPETPVISAVVHATDEEKLAVTNQKWTCVTVDLEADKQDYPQPSDLSTFVSDTKFNSPTEELDYRSSYEIEYMEKIGSSLPQDDDPPKKQALYLMFDTSQESPVKSPPVRTSESPTPCSGSSFEEAEALVNTGAKIQHPVTRGLAPNQEPHLQVPEKSSQKELEAMTLGTASDAIEITAPEGSFASADALLSRLAHPASLCGTLDYLEPDLAEKNPPVFAQKLQREAAHPTDVSISKTALYSRIGTAEVEKPAGLLFQQPDLDSALRIARAEIITKEREVSEWKDKYEESRREVMEMRKIVAEYEKTIAQMIEDEQREKSVSHQTVQQLVLEKEQALADLNSVEKSLADLFRRYEKMKEVLEGFRKNEEVLKKCAQEYLSRVKKEEQRYQALKVHAEEKLDRANAEIAQVRGKAQQEQAAYQASLRKEQLRVDALERTLEQKNKEIEELTKICDELIAKMGKS